In Dehalococcoidales bacterium, a genomic segment contains:
- a CDS encoding ABC transporter ATP-binding protein, with protein sequence MAVVEINNLKKYFGNNRAVDGISIEVASGEIFGFLGPNGAGKTTTIRCMMNFLRPQSGSITILNKDAQKDYVELKKQIGYLSSNSHLYGDWDGQTHIDFIRRFYKHKDKSDQLVRRFGLDTKIKSKYLSSGNKQKLSLVLAFMTEPEVIILDEPTQGLDPLLQNEVYELLQELAQQGSTVFMSSHNLAEVERVCGRVGIIKKGKMVASQSIAVLKEKKLNIINAQFEEPVDKQEFLDENTELIKEFTNGLLLRVKGDINPALARLGKHRLTHIEISQPSLEDIFLEYYSNSEE encoded by the coding sequence TTGGCAGTTGTTGAGATAAATAATCTTAAAAAATATTTCGGTAACAACCGGGCTGTTGACGGTATTTCGATCGAAGTTGCCAGTGGAGAGATTTTCGGGTTTCTTGGCCCAAACGGGGCTGGCAAAACCACCACGATACGATGCATGATGAATTTCCTCCGCCCTCAATCAGGATCAATCACCATCCTCAACAAAGACGCTCAAAAAGACTATGTTGAGTTAAAGAAACAAATAGGATATCTATCCAGCAACTCCCACCTGTACGGGGATTGGGACGGTCAGACGCACATCGATTTTATAAGGCGTTTTTATAAACACAAGGATAAGTCCGATCAACTCGTGCGCCGATTTGGTTTAGATACAAAAATAAAATCGAAGTATCTATCTTCCGGAAATAAACAAAAATTAAGTCTCGTTCTTGCATTTATGACCGAACCCGAGGTGATTATTCTTGACGAACCAACTCAGGGGCTGGATCCACTGCTTCAGAATGAAGTATATGAACTACTGCAAGAACTTGCCCAACAAGGATCTACAGTTTTTATGTCCTCCCACAACCTGGCTGAAGTAGAAAGAGTGTGCGGCCGGGTAGGGATAATTAAGAAAGGTAAGATGGTAGCTTCACAGAGCATCGCCGTACTCAAAGAAAAGAAGCTAAATATTATAAATGCACAGTTCGAAGAACCGGTTGATAAACAGGAGTTTTTGGACGAAAATACAGAGCTGATAAAAGAATTTACAAACGGCTTACTGCTTAGGGTAAAAGGCGATATAAACCCGGCTTTGGCCAGGCTTGGCAAACACCGCCTAACTCATATTG